Genomic segment of Triticum aestivum cultivar Chinese Spring chromosome 6A, IWGSC CS RefSeq v2.1, whole genome shotgun sequence:
CGCCGGTCGTAGGAACATAGTGATCGCAAGACGCCATCCACGTGGAGAACTTCTCGTCGGCACCGACGACAGCGCCGCCATCTGGGCACTGCAGCTCAGGCAGCGGAGGAACTCCGCCTTGAAAGGCTCCGGCTGCAGCTAGCTGCTTGCTGTAGAGGAAGTCGTACAGCTCGTCGACGTGGCCGTAGCCGAAGCCACCGCCTACCATTgaccccgagctcatctcgacggtACTGGCCACTCCAGCGACCTCGCCGGCAGCAGAGCCAAACCCTAGCTTGGAGGCGGATCGCTCCTCGAAACTTCCCGGCACCGGCATGTCATAGCTCGCGCCAGCGGAAGGGTTTAGCTGTTGCTCGGCTTCCACGACGTCAGTGGCGGCAAGGGAGTGACCGTGACTGACGGTCGTCATGGCAACGGCGTCCGTCGGTGGCTCGAGCTTCGGCCACTGCGGCGGCGCGTTGCTGGCGCCGCAGCCGAACGCGCTGTAGAGGCCCTGCAGGCGCATGTGGAGCTGGATCCGCTCCAGCGCCGACGAGCTCAGTGCCGCGGTGGTGCCGTTAGCGTTCCCGCTGCtgctggcgccgccgccgcccgccgccaggtAGGAGTAGGGCATCGGCGCGTCTTGGCTGGCGCGCTGCAGGCGGCGGGACGGCGCGCGCTTGCCGAGGAGCTTCTTCTTGAGCTTGGTGTTCCAGTAGTTCTTGATGTCGTTGTCCGTTCTCCCCGGCAGCTGCGCCGCGATGATCGACCACCTGAATCCATGGTCCATCCATGCGTTAATTAGTAGCATTTCTAGTGCATCAGTTAAGAGGTCGATCTATCGATGTGATTTTGATGGATCAGGAGAAATTGAAGGGGAATTTGCGGTGGAGATTAATTACTAGAACGTGGTGCATGCGATGAGACAAAAGAATTGAGGTTAGGTAACTAATTGACTACCTGCTGCCGATGCTAATGTAGAGACTGCAAATGATGTGCTCCTCTTCCTCTGTGAAGTCACCGTGCTTGATGTTTGGCCTCAGATAGTTGAGCCATCTGAGCCTACAGCTTTTGCCGCACCTCTTCAGCCCTGCACAACCAAACATACCTAGATCTTCAGTGACAATTTAGCAAgaacacacatctgtaaggaaatTAATTACAAGAATAAATGTTTGAATTGTCAATACAACAATTAATTATCTTATGATTGACATAGAAGTACTACAGAGCTAGCTAGTAACACACTAGGTATAGTGCTGAAAGATCACATGCCCTACAATTATCTAATGCATCAGTAAAGTAGTTAAGGCTTAATCACATGTTTGTTCTTCATGCAATTACCAAGCAAGTTTCGTCCCAATGTTTCATATTTTATAGTAGAAAGGAAAGTTGCTTCTTTGTCAAGATGATCGATCCCATCTAACTAGATCTGTCACCCTAGGACAAACAAATAGGCCAAACCATGGATGGAACATCATAGCTAGCTTTCTCCCCTCAAAAGTTTAAGAACAACTAACTGTAATTCCATTGGTTGCAACTGAAAACTACAGCTAGCTAGCTTGAATCGGGTACCAAACCCCAGCATCGAACCATACAGATAGCACCAACATTGGCTCTGGCTCAAGGTGTATAATTGAGAAAAAGGAGGTGGATGTGCTTCGAAAGCTGAAATCAACAGGACACAAATATATCTATCCGCCATGTAAAAATGTCCCCTTTCAGATTGACCAAACGTGAAAAAGCATACAGTGGCGGTACTGGCTATGGCTAGTTGCTCCGGGGAGTAGCTAGGTAGCTATATCCATGTCTTGCAACATTAATACCGGCCCATTTATGGGAAAGAAGAGACAGATCAGACTTGACCAAATCGAGGAGAGAGTGGAAGATGGGGGTGTAATTAACCACAAGATTAGGTTCGACTGTTCAAGGCAAGAGCGCGCTGGTCAATCAAAGGTCGGCACAACGGAAAAAGGAGACCACCGGCCGGCCACCGCCCAGCGATATATAGTACTCAGGGCAGGGTTGAAGGGACAAGAAGGGCGTACCGATCTTCTGCGGCAGGGCGATCCAGTTGCCGCCGGTGCCGTTCTCGTCGATGTAGGCCTTGAGCTTGgcgtcctcctccggcgaccacggCCCCTTCTTCACCGTCGCCTTGTCGCAGCACGGCGCCCTCCCCATGGCCGCCCGGCGGGGGTGGGATCGGTGGTCGAAGTCGAtcgacctcctcctcttcttcctcctcccgacgCGACAGCGACAGCAAGCCGGCCGGAGAAGAGATCGGAGATCGACTGAGCTCGATCGAGCAGTGGAAGCGGCGATCGATCGATGTAGGTAGCAGCGTTGGACTGGGGCGGCCGGTGTGTTGGACTGGGGATGGAGTAGTGACGGGTGTGTGGGTTTGGGAAGAGACGAGGAAGGCGATGTGGGGAGCTTTATAGCCGGGATCGCGCGGACAGCGGGAGAGAAACTCGGGGGTGCCTGGCCGCGCGCCTTGCCTTGTGATGTGACGGTTGCTGCCGCGCAGGGACAACGGGGTCCGGTCCTGTCCTCACCAGGGCTTCTGCTACCATGCACCACCCAGGATCTTCTCTGCCCAACACACTCTGCATGCATGTACaccttttttttttgagagagagagaactGTGCGTGTACTCGTTTTGGTCACCATGGATGTGTATTTTGACGAGAAGAAAACAAATCTTGGCGTTTGGAAATGGTGGCATGGGAATTGTTCAATTGGTTTGGCTGGTGTGTGAACAATACTCCGTGTTTGAGTCATGTAATGTAATCTTGTTACTGACCGGTTGTGATTttgattttatttttgttttgactTGCTCGATTGTTTGATACTACTTGTTAATAAAGACAGTGGTGTGCATCACAATGATGCAGAGGCTGAGATTAACCCCTTTCAAAAGAAAAACATGGCGAGTTGTTGTTACAACTAACACACACATCTATATACCAAACTAAACTGAATAACGGATGACTCCCGCAGAAGGCAAACATCTTTAGAAAGGGGTCATTGTTCTTGTGCGCGCCATTGTAACCAAATTTATGCAATCCAAGGTGAATCGGAGGTTTTCACCATGGAGAACAATGACCTTTACTGCAATGACAACGCCTTCACGGGAGAGAACACACTCCTGCTCTTCTATTGTTGGATCCATCCGGACATGTACGTATCTAGGGATTTCAATCTAAAACTATAGTGTCACTTTACACACCAAAACATTCTACtgcattttttattttgtttgtcaAAAAGTGTGATTTTTTTCTAGATTTTTCAGCATATGATAGTGCTGATTTTACaggattttcaaaaaaaatctgtaCACTTTGAATTTTTTGTCAAAATTTGACCAAAAGGGGCTAAAATCAAATATCTACCATACTTCTAAATCTATTTGTCAACAAAGTGTGAAATTTTTCCCAGATTGGTCACGATGATATAGCGCTAGTTTTACAGAATGCTTTCAATATTTTCTGAACACTTCGAATTTTTTGTCAAAATTTGACCAAAAGGGGCTAAAATTAAATATCTACCATACTTCTAAATCTATTTGTCAACAAAGTGTGAAATTTTTCCCAGATTGGTCACGATGATAGTGCTAGTTTTGCAGAATGCTTTCAATATTTTCTGAACACTTTGAATTTTTTGTCAAAATTTGACATAAGGGGGCTGAAATTGAGTTTCTACTGTACCTTTAAACCTATAAGTCAATAAAAGTGTGAAAATTTCCCAGACTTGTCTGCATGGCAGCGTTCATTTTACAGATTTTTTTATGGACACTTTGAATTTTTCGTCAAAATTTGACCAAAGAGTGGGTGCTGATTTGGCTGCTGCGGGCCGGTCAAATAGGTATGCCAAAACCACCTTTAGGCCAAGTGAAGGGGTAATTTGAACCGTTTTGAGAGCTGGTATAGAGTTCAGGGCTGTAAATTAAACTAGGGC
This window contains:
- the LOC123131130 gene encoding transcription factor MYB36: MGRAPCCDKATVKKGPWSPEEDAKLKAYIDENGTGGNWIALPQKIGLKRCGKSCRLRWLNYLRPNIKHGDFTEEEEHIICSLYISIGSRWSIIAAQLPGRTDNDIKNYWNTKLKKKLLGKRAPSRRLQRASQDAPMPYSYLAAGGGGASSSGNANGTTAALSSSALERIQLHMRLQGLYSAFGCGASNAPPQWPKLEPPTDAVAMTTVSHGHSLAATDVVEAEQQLNPSAGASYDMPVPGSFEERSASKLGFGSAAGEVAGVASTVEMSSGSMVGGGFGYGHVDELYDFLYSKQLAAAGAFQGGVPPLPELQCPDGGAVVGADEKFSTWMASCDHYVPTTGGQQLQLQAGGNSMNLQDFVLGYDQ